The Teredinibacter sp. KSP-S5-2 genomic interval ACCGGAATGAGCAATTGATTGCAGGCCGCTAACGCATTGATCATCAACACACCCAATTGCGGGGGGCAGTCAATGATAACCAAGTCAAAACTGTCCTTTATCTGCGCAAGGGTATTCAGCAACACTAGCCCCATGCCATCACCAATAGCTTTACGCTCAAGAGTTGCCAGAGCCATAGAAGCGGGCAATAAACACAAATTGGCATAGGGAGTTGGAGTCAGAATTTGCCCAACAAGTGCTTCAGATAATTGAGAACGCTGCTCGAACAAGGTAAAAACACTGGCTTCGATATTTTCAGGGTTTAACCGAAAATAGCATGTCAGAGAGCCGTGTGGGTCCATATCGACTAACAACACCCGCTTGCCCTGCTCAGTAGCTAACCCACCAAGAGCAACAGTTGTTGTGGTCTTACCCACACCACCTTTCTGATTTGCTACAGTCCAAGTAATCAAAAAACTAACCTACGCGCCTCATAATGGTTTATTGCCGTGCGGTGAAAACCTTCCTATTGATTGACGAATATATAAACAAACTAATAGGTATTGTTGCCGCACCGGCAGAAAAATCTATTCCAATATAAACAGAGGCAAATCTCGCGCCAATTATTTCGACTCTCGATTTTCTTCGCTTTGAAGCCTGGGGGAATCAGGATCACTGGTAAACAACAAACCACCATCCTTTAATTTATACGGCTGAATAGCTTGTTCATCGGCTTCTTCGACCCCATCGCTGGAGGAATCATTCTCTAGCTCTTGGCTAATCTCTGATTCCGATAGCGGTTTTTCCTCTGTTTGCAGAGTATCGACGGACTGTACCTGCGGTGGAGCCAAGGTTTGGGCTACGCGCAATACCACCCGACGATTCCGAGCCTTCCCTTCTTCAGAAGTATTATCGGCCACAGGCTGATGTTCTCCATAGCCAACTGCAGAAAGTCGGTTTTGCGCTACGCCATGACGAGCAAGAAGATTGACAACAGAAACAGAACGCGCAGCTGACAGCGCCCAGTTATCCTGGAACTGTGCATTCTTGATTGGAACATTATCAGTATGCCCAGCAACAGAAATACGATTATCGTAATCAGAGAGAACCTTAGCCACATCCGTAAAAACCTGTTCCGCTTCCTGGCTCGGGTCGGCACTACCGGATGAAAAAATCAGGTTGGCGTTAACATCGATTTCCACCCATTGTTCGTTGCCTTCGACGGTCACTTTGTTGTCTTTTATTAGATCCGCCAATACGTCAGACAATTCTGCTGCCATCTTTTTTAAATCTGCTGCGCGGGAAACCTGTTGAGCATTCTGGCTTTCATTTGGTCTGATACGATCTTCGGTTTTGAAAGTTTCAGACAAGGTTTCGGACAACTGCTGATACTTCTGCTCATTCACTTGGGAGACGGAATACATCACCACAAAAAAGGCAAAGAGCAGAGTAATAAAATCAGAGTAAGAAACTAACCAGCGCTCATGGTTGATTTTGGTCTCAATCGAAGGTCGTTTGATCATTTAAACACCTTTAATACGAAACTGGTCGACTAGTGTAAATAGCCGGAAAGCTTCATTTCGATTGCTTTCGGGTTTTCACCATCTGCGATAGCAATAATACCTTCGATAATAAGCTCTCGATATTGAGATTGATCTTTAATGCACGCTTTTAGTTTATTTGCCACAGGCAGTAAAAATAAGTTGGCAAACGCAACGCCATAAATAGTGGCAACGAAGGCAACGGCGATACCCGCGCCCAGTTCAGACGGTTCGGCTAAATGTCGCATAACATGAATTAGCCCCATCACTGCACCAATGATGCCTATTGTAGGAGCATAACCGCCCATACTTTCGTAAAACTGAACAGCGTCATGATCACGTTGCTCCATAATAATTAAATCTGTTTCCAATACATGGCGAATCACATCCGGTTCACTGCCATCGACTAACAGCTGTAAGCCTTTCCTTGAAAATTTATCCGGCTCCGACTCGGAAATATTTTCTAACCCCAGCAAACCGTCTCTTCGAGCAGATACCGCCCACTTGACGACTTGATCAATACCGACCTGAAATTGACTTCGCGGGGGATGAAATATCCAACGAAACAACGACAGTGCTCGTTTGAGTGAACTATGGGGAGTTTGCAACATTGCAGCACCGACGGTGCCACCAATAACAATAATCGCAGCGGGTCCGTTTGCCAGCGAATGCAGGGTTCCCCCTTCCAGGAAGTTCCCACCAAGCAATGCGGCAAAACCAACAATGACACCAATAACGCTTAAAACATCCATATAAGAATAAATGCCTCTAGACGTCGGAAATCATTTTTTCCGCGATTGAAGACAACGGAATCACAGCATCCGTTAATCGCGCATTTGCAACAGCAGCCGGCATGCCATAAACAACACTGGACGCCTGATCCTGCCCCCAAATATAGGAACCACTCTGTTTTAACAAGCGGGCACCTTCGCATCCGTCGGCTCCCATTCCGGTCAGAACAATACCCAGCACGCTGTTACGGAAAACATTGGCTGCGGAAGCATAAGCAATGTCCACGGATGGTTTGTAATTAACACGTTCATCGCCGGGAACAATTTTTATTGAACTGCCGTTTCGGTCAAACATTAACTGCTTTCCACCGGGAGCGACATACACTTTACCACACTCGATGCGCATGGAATTTTCGGCTTCCACAACTGATAACTGTGATTGCCGATCCAACCGCTCGGAAAATGCCTTGGTAAAGTTCTCCGGCATATGCTGCACAATAACGATAGGTACAGGGAAATTTGCCGGTAGCTTGGTAATAATATCCGTAATAGCGACTGGCCCTCCTGTCGAAGCGCCAATGACAACTATCTTCAGTTTTCCTTTAAACCGAGCCGACGACTTGCTCGGTGCAACAGGTGCAGCATCTGCCCCACCCCGAGATAATGGAGCGGCAGAAGGTGTGGACCTTAACGATGGACGTGTATCAACAGCAGGCTTTGGCCTCACACTCGTCGCGGCAGGCTGAAATGAGCTTCCTTTAAGAAAGGTTAACAATTTTTCGTGGAGCCGTTTTTTTAATCCTTCGGAGCTTTTTGATACCTCCGCAAAATTTTTCGGCATAAAATCCACAGCACCAGCATCCAATGCTTCCAGGGTAATACGCGCGCCCTCATAGGTCATTGAGGACAACATCAATATCGGAATTTTCCGTTTAGCCATAATGGCACGAACAGCAGATACACCATCCATAAATGGCATTTCGTAGTCCATGGTAATAATATCGGGACGTAACTCTTCCTCAAGCTCAATAGCCTCCTGTCCATTTGATGCAATACCGACGACTTGTAAATCCTGATGTTCACTGATGATTTCTTTCAAGCGCATTTGAAAGAAACTAGAATCATCTACGACAAGAACTTTGTAGGGCACGACCCCTCCGATTTATTATCATTCATGCGCAGAGACTTAATGTATTTAAGCCGCTCCGGCGTAACGTTTTAACATACTGGGGACATCCAATATCAACGCGATGGTACCGTCTCCGGTAATAGTTGCACCCGCCATACCTGGAGTACCATGCAACATTTTTCCCAAAGGCTTAATTACCACTTCTTCCTGGCCAATTAATTGGTCAACCACAAAACCAACACGCTGAGTACCCACAGTGACAATCACTACATGTCCTTCTTTCGGATCAGAATGTGAATAGCCGTTGCGAATCAACCAGCGTTTAAGATGGAAAATTGGAATTGCCTTTTCTCGAATAGTGATGCATTCCTGACCATCCACGATATTGGTACGGGTAAGGTCCATATGGAAAATTTCATTGACACTGACCAGAGGCAAAGCAAAGGCTTGCTCACCAACCATAATCATCAGAGTTGGCATAATGGCCAAAGTCAACGGCACTTTAATCACAATTTTTGTGCCTTCACCCAATTTGGATTCGATATCGATCGAACCGTTAAGCTGAGTGATTTTTGTTTTAACCACATCCATGCCAACACCACGGCCAGACACGTCAGAAATTTCTTTTTTGGTGGAGAAGCCTGGTGCAAAAATTAAATTAAATGCCTCACTATCCGAAAGACGTTGTGCTGCATCCGTATCCAATATGCCTTTTTCCACGGCAATACTGCGCAAACGGTCCGCATCCATACCACCACCGTCATCACTGATAGAAAGCAAGATATGATCTCCTTCCTGCTCTGCAGCAAGAATCACCTTTCCAACTCTGGGCTTACCTTTTGCCTCTCTATCAGAAGGCAACTCAATACCATGATCTACCGAATTTCTTACCAAGTGAACCAGCGGGTCAGCCAAAGCTTCCACCAAGTTTTTATCAAGATCCGTTTCTTCACCAAGTAATTCCAAGTTAATTTCTTTCTTCAGATTTCTCGCCAAGTCACGAACAACTCGTGGGAAACGACCGAACACTTTTTTAATTGGCTGCATTCGGGTTTTCATTACAGACGATTGCAAATCTGCTGTGACCACATCCAAATTAGCAACCGCTTTCTGCATTTGTTCGTCTGAGGATTCATTCCCTAACCGTACCAGACGGTTACGTACTAACACCAACTCCCCAACCATATTCATGATGTCGTCCAGACGTTGAGTATCAACCCGAACGGTGGTTTCACCACTGACAGGAGACGCTCCACCACCCCCACCACCGGCATTGTTTTCCCGTGGTTTTGGTGCTGCTGGTTTCGCCTGACTGGGTGCAGCAGGTTTTGCCTGAGCTGGCGAGGGTGACGCAGAAGTTTTTTGCGGTTCCACCGAAATTTCTTGAACAGGTTCCGGTTTTCCTGCAATCGTCGGCCCTTTGCCTTTTCCATGCAACTGATCGAGTAGATCTTCAAACTCATCGTCAGAAATTAAATCTGCACTTTTACCTGGAGAAGAAGGCGGTGGAGGTGACGAGGGTTTTGCTGATGTAACGCTTGAACTGCTTTCAGCTTTTGCTCCCGGTGCTCCCGGACCTTTTCCCACACCATGAAGCTGATCCAATAAGTCTTCAAACTCGTCTTCAGAAATCTCCTCTGAAGCTTTACCTACTGAAGGAGAAGGACTCGAAGCCGCCGCTTTCAGCATACCCGGACCTTTACCCTGGCCGTGTAACTTATCCAGAAGCTGCTCAAACTCTTCTTCAGTTATTTCATCCGTGTCCTGCCCGGTTAAAATATCCGCGGCACTGTCTTCTGCAGTTTCCATTGGTGCAGCAGTCTCATCGGTAATTGCATCGAGGAAACCTTCAAACTCATCATCGGTAATATCAATTTGATTGGATGGCGTGTCTACTGCGTTAGCGCCATCAACAGAAACTTCTTCGATATATTCCGTAACAGCGGAATCATCTGCGGTTTCTGATAAATCCTGGCATGAAACCAAACGTTCAAGTGCCGCAATTAACTCCGGCGCTGCGGGTGAAGGTTCTTCCCGACTGGAAACTTGTGCAAACTGAGAATTAACGGTATCCAACGCCTGTAGGACTACGTCCATTAATTCGGCGGTGACTTCCCGCTCACCATTGCGAAGAATATCGAATAAATTTTCCGTAACGTGGCAACAATCGACCATTGCATTGAGTTGCAAAAAACCGGCACCACCTTTTACAGTGTGAAAGCCTCTAAAAATTGCATTGAGAAGATCTCTGTCATCGGGCCTCTGTTCAAGATCGACCAGTTGCTCAGACAATTGTTCAATGATTTCTCCGGCTTCTACAAGGAAATCCTGAAGAATATCTTCGTCATCCCCGAACGCCATTCAATACTCCTCAAAACCCTAAACTAGATAATAAATCGTCAACGTCATCCTGACTTTTCACCACATCCTCTCGTTTTTCTGCATGAATTTGTGGGCCCTCTGCAGTAACGTTATCGGCGGTATCCAGAGCTTCTTGATCATCGCCCGTCAAGCCGGTAACTTTTTCGACCTGATCCGCAATACGCATCAAACTCACCAACTCTTTTTCTACGTCAGTAATCAGTCCGATGACTTTTTTCAACACTTGCCCGGTAAGATCCTGAAACCCTTGCTCGAGAATGATCTCCTGAAGGTTTTGGTTCAACAAACTGGTTCCACCACTTAGCTGCTCCAGAAAGTCATCGACACGGGTATAAAGTTCTTTAAATTCATCCTTGCTCATTTCCCGCCGTCTCAACTTGCTCCAATCTTCCTTTAATTTTTCCGCTTCCAGGCCTAAATTCATGGCGATGGGCGCACAGGCTTCCACTTTATCCATGGTTTGGTCTGCGGCTTTTTGAGTCAGCGAAATAACGTAGTGCAAACGATCAGAAGCATCCCGGATATCCGAATTTTTTTCCGGTGGCTCTTCAAGAACGGCATCGACGTGGAAATTGACAATAGCACTGTGTAATGCTCGGGTAAGTTGACCTACCGAATTAAAAATATGGCTATCTCTTGCTTCGATTAAATCATGAATTAGCTGGGAGGCTTTTTCAAAATTATCGTTTTGCAGCGTATCAACCAGTTGCTTAGCGCATAGCTGAAGCTCAAGTTGAAATTGTTGATTCTCATGAAGAGGAACTTGACTGTCCATCGAATAACCTTAATGGATAATTACCCGTCTACGCGCTCAAATATCTTGTCTATTTTTTCCTTGAGCACCTGAGCAGTGAATGGTTTAACCACGTATCCATTAACGCCAGCCTGGGCGGCTTCAATAATCTGATCTCGTTTCGCTTCTGCGGTCACCATCAAAATCGGAAGCGAAGCCAATTTCGCATCCGCTCGACATTCTTTTAATAAATCAATTCCGGTCATGCCCGGCATATTCCAGTCAGTAACCAGAAAATCAAAGTCGCCGTTTTTTAGCATCGGTAACGCCGTTGAGCCGTCATCGGCCTCTTGGGTGTTGGTAAACCCCAGGTCTCGCAACAGATTTTTTATTATGCGCCTCATCGTCGAGAAATCGTCGACAATCAAGATTTTCATGTTTTTATCCAATGCAACCTCCGCATCCCAATACAGGATTAGAACATCTAAGTAACAGGTATAATTCTCTGTCCCTTCATATCTAGTCTAGTCGGTTGATCTCAGTCAGCCAGTTTTTATGACTTCTTGAGAAGCCGCCAAAACCACTTGCTATAAAGCATGCTGAACTTTTAACCAATGCGACACTTATTTATACAGCCGGCGACTCCCAGTCAGACAATCGGGACTTAAGCCTTAAGGCCGCCTGGCTGTGAATTTGACTCACTCTCGACTCGGACACCCCAAGTACCTGGCCAATCTCTTTTAAATTCAATTCTTGCTCGTAATACAATGACAAGACGAGCTGCTCTCTTTCTGGAAGGTGTCTAATCGCTTCCGCTAGTGCTTTTTGCAGCGCAGCCTTGTGCACAACTTCGGACGGGCCTCGGATTGAAACACCGCTCACGGAAGGTGCAATTTTGGATTCGTCTTCTTCGAAAGTATCTTCGTAACTGAATAGTCGGGTAGAAGCACTGTCCTTCACAATTTCATGATATTCGTCCAGTTCAATTCCCAGCTCTTCCGCAATTTCATAATCTTTGGCGTCACGTCCCAATCGCGATTCGACGGTATTGATTGCCTCGGCAACACGTCGGGCATTGCGATGAACAGAACGCGGTGCCCAATCCCCTCGGCGCATTTCGTCAACAATCGCGCCCCGAATACGAATGCCGGCGTAGGTTTCAAAACTCGCACCTTTACTGCCATCATATTTTTGTGCGGCTTCTAACAACCCAATCATGCCCGCCTGAATCAAGTCTTCAACCTGCACACAAGACGGGACCCTCGCCATCATATGGTGGGCAATGCGCTTCACCAAAAATGCGTAATCCTCAACCTTGACGTTGTTACTTGCGTCCGCTGCCTGTTCGTATGCCATTAAGTTCTCTGCCACGGATACCGACATGCTCGTGCTACTTTCATATCCCGCTCACGTTTGCTGTTTGCGCTTGCAGGAGTTGCTCTATAAAAAATTCCAGGTGTCCTCGTGCTCCGGTTTGTACCGGCCACTGATCAATTTTTTGTGCAATGACTCGAATTGCGGATGCCGCTTTCGCTCTTGGCGCGTATTCCAAAAGGGCTTTGCGTTTTTGTACCGCCTTTCTCACGTTCTCATCAAAAGGAACTGCACCAATATAGTGGAGTGATGCATCCAGAAACCGGTCACACACGGTATTGAGTTTATTAAACAGGTTCATACCTTCCTGGGAGGTACGTGTCATGTTCGCCACCACTCGAAAGCGATACAGGCCGTGCTCTTTATTGAGCAGTTTTATCAATGCATAAGCGTCCGTTATTGACGATGGCTCGTCGCACACGACAACAACGACTTCCTGCGATGCCCGAACAAAGCTCACCACGGTATCGGAAATACCTGCAGCGGTATCCACCACCAATACGTCCATTTGCTCGCTTAATTCGCCAAAAGCATGAATAAGCCCCGCGTGTTCCTGAGGTGACAGTGCGGCCATCTGCTGCACACCTGAGGAAGCAGGAACCACTCGAATGCCACCCGGCCCCTGCACCAGAATTTCGCGCAGAGATTTGGTTCCTTCCAAAACATGAGCCAAAGTATATTGTGCATTCAAGCCAAGCAGGACATCCACATTAGCAAGCCCCAAGTCCGCATCCAACAGGACAACCCGCCTCTGCATTTCTGCCAAAGCAATGCTCAGGTTGACCGAGATATTGGTTTTACCAACGCCACCTTTACCTCCGGTGACCGCGATGACTTTGATAGGTCGACTGTTCGTCATTCAATAGGGTCTCAACTGCGTATTTCTGTTTTTTGCCCAATAATCTAGACAGACTCTTCCAAGTATAGGTCTAAAATGCCGCAACATTAGCGGTATCTGCCGAGTTGTTTTTCAACAGGGCAACGGATCTGGCTACCAGCGAGTGACCACTGGCTTTAGCAATATCCTTGGGTATTTCCTGGCCATCAGTGGTGTACGCCAAGGGCAGCCCCTGTTGCAAAATCACGCTAATGGCCTCTCCCAAACTGGCGGTTTCGTCCAGTTTGGTGAGCACGCAGGCATCCACAGGGCGACCCGAAGACGAGTATGCGTGAGCCGATGCTTTCATGGTTTGCCACTGGCTGTTACAGGACATCACCAGAATTTTTTTGATACTTGAACAGGTATCCAGCATGGCCAACTGCTCTTTTAACAGTGGGTCGCCATGTCTGAACCCGGCTGTATCGATCAAAATAAGGGGAAATTGACGCAGCCCGGCCAAGACGGTTAACAGGCTGTTCTCAGCGTCTACCGCTCTAACCGGCACGTTGAGAATACGCCCCAATGAACGAAGTTGATCACAAGCTCCAACACGGTAAGTATCTGTCGTCACTAAGGCCACCTTACCCGGCCCATGCTCCAACACATACTTGGCCGCCAGTTTGGCAATACTGGTGGTTTTACCAACCCCAGTTTGACCAACAAAGGCAAAGATACCCCCACGGCTCACCATATCGTCTTTGACCACAGGGATCTTTTTGGAAAGCAGCGTCATGCAACTGCGCCAGGAGTCACTCACCCTTTTATGGCTTCCAGCATTCACCACCAAATCCTCAATCACATCTTCCGCCAGACCTAGCCGGGAAAGGTGCTGATCAATTACCGGAAACTGTGCAGGAAGTTTCACCTGTTGGGCTACCCCAAGGCCACTGCCTTTACGCTCTCCCATCTGCCACAGCTGCTGCTCAAGGAGCATTCGCATATCCGCAATTTCGCTACGCAGTTCCGCCATTTTTCTTTCGTCGGTTTGATGCTGTGATTCCAGTTCGGGAATATCGTGGTAAGACACGGGCTGTGAACGACGGGTTTCTTGCATACTGGCAATATCGTGATGAGGTTCAGCATAGCGAGATTGTTGCCCGAGCGGCGCATCCGCTTCTTTTGCGCGACGTTTGGCTTCCAGCATTTTCTCTCTGGCCAACTCGATTTCGCGGGCAATCTGTTCTCCGCGACGCCCCTGACTGGGAACTGCATTGGTTTGTGCATGGCCGCTGTAGCTTGAAGCTGCCTGGCTTAAACCCGCCTGGGTTTTCCATGCAGAGTCGCTGGCCATGGCGCGATCCACTTCGGCGTCAAATTTATGACTAAATTCGCGTCGAACGTCGATACCTCGTGTCGGTAAATCCGGCTCAAGTGAGGTAATAATCTCAACACCTTTGTCCACTCGACGGCTGGACAAAATGACCGCTTCCGGTCCCATTTCAGCTCGAACCAGCTCAAGAGCCCGGCTCATGGTCGCAGCAGTAAACTTCTTCACTTGTTGCTGATCCATTTGAGTATCATTGCTAAAAGGCATGGAAACTTACCTCATATCTGTCATTAATATCATTTCGTCCCTGATCACCGCCATCTAGCCTCCGTTCACAACTTCAGAGCCTACCGTGGCTTCGATGGTGATCTGCTTGTTGTCTGGTACTTCGTTGTAGGCAAGTACGTGCATATTCGGCACACTGAATCGAATAAACTGGGCAATCATATTTCTCAATGGCCCGGCAACCAGAAGTACACTTGGCTTGCCTAACGCTTCTTGTTGCTTACTGGCATCAATCAATGCCACATTCAGTCTTTCGGCTAACTGAGGTTCAACAAATGCTCCATCCTCAGCGCCAGCTTTTTGTGCTTGCTGTACTGACTGAAGCAACAATTGTTCCAATGTGGGATCCAAAGTGATAACGGGAAGATTGGGGTCTTGACCAACGATGGCTTGAACTATTTGTCGCGATAAAGCAACGCGAGCCACAGAGGTCAACGATTGAATCGTCAGGTTCTTATCGCCATGGCCCGCCAAGGCTTCGGCGATGGTGCGCATATCGCGAATGGGCACCTGCTCACGTAATAATGTTTGCAGGACTTTCAGTAACTGATTAATGGTAATGGTATTGGGAACCAGCTCTTCCACCAGTTTGGGTGATTTCTCTGCCAGTAGATCGAGCCATTTTTGTACCTCTTCGTGGCCGATCAGTTCATAGGTGTGGTTTTGAATTATTTGATTCAGGTGAGTCGCCACAACCGTACTTGGGTCAACCACGGTATAGCCTAAGGTTTGGGCTTTATCCTTCTGGGCTTCATCAATCCAGGTCGCTTCCAGACCAAACGCCGGGTCTTTGGTTTTGGTTCCTTCCAGTGCGCCAAATACCTGCCCGGGGTTAATCGCCATAAATTTGTCAGGGAACACTTCCCCCTCTCCAATGGAAACCCCCATCAAGGTAATGCGGTAACCGCTTGGCAAAAGATCCAAGTTATCGCGAATGTGTACCGCCGGGATCAAAAAGCCCAAGTCCTGGGACAACTTTTTACGAACACCTTTAATTCTGCCCAAAAGCTCTCCTTTCTGAGCTTTATCGACTAACGGAATTAAACGATACCCCACTTCCAGCCCGATAATATCCACGGGTTTCACATCATCCCAACTTACTTCGCTAGGCTCAGCCGTTGGACTGCTGCCGCTGGGAGGCGCCAATGCGGGACTGGAGGGTGGCGAAATAGTTGCCCCGCCACCCGCCGAAGGAGACTGGCCGCCAGGCTGAGACATAATCCGGGAACTTAAACCACCCTCTTCAACCACTTCAGCCTGTTGCTGACGAAAGTGAATGTAATACGCCAATATGCCGCATATCAGGGCTAATCCCAAAAACGGAAAATGCGGCATGCCGGGAATTGCTCCCATGATAAAGAGAATCACCGCAGCCACGGCCAAAGCTTTAGGCGACTCAAACATTTGCGATAAAACCTGGCGGTTCATATCTTCCGAGCTATTAACCCGGGTCACCATAATCGCAGCGGCAACTGAAAGGAGCAACGAAGGAATCTGAGCAACCAAACCATCCCCAATGGTGAGCAACACATACTTTTCCAGAGCGTCCTGAAACTCAAGCTGATGCTGAGCCATACCAACAATCAACCCACCAATAATATTGATGATCAGAATCAGGATGCCTGCTACAGAATCACCGCGAACGAATTTACTGGCACCGTCCATCGCACCATAGAAATCAGCTTCGGCTGCAA includes:
- a CDS encoding ParA family protein, giving the protein MITWTVANQKGGVGKTTTTVALGGLATEQGKRVLLVDMDPHGSLTCYFRLNPENIEASVFTLFEQRSQLSEALVGQILTPTPYANLCLLPASMALATLERKAIGDGMGLVLLNTLAQIKDSFDLVIIDCPPQLGVLMINALAACNQLLIPVQTEFLALKGLDRMLHTLTMLGKSRKQELKYCVVPTMFDRRTQASVSSLRTLRNDYSNVVWPGKIPVDTKLRDASKAGVPPNLFDPEGRAMEAYKSLYKYMQE
- a CDS encoding flagellar motor protein MotB — its product is MIKRPSIETKINHERWLVSYSDFITLLFAFFVVMYSVSQVNEQKYQQLSETLSETFKTEDRIRPNESQNAQQVSRAADLKKMAAELSDVLADLIKDNKVTVEGNEQWVEIDVNANLIFSSGSADPSQEAEQVFTDVAKVLSDYDNRISVAGHTDNVPIKNAQFQDNWALSAARSVSVVNLLARHGVAQNRLSAVGYGEHQPVADNTSEEGKARNRRVVLRVAQTLAPPQVQSVDTLQTEEKPLSESEISQELENDSSSDGVEEADEQAIQPYKLKDGGLLFTSDPDSPRLQSEENRESK
- a CDS encoding flagellar motor protein, which translates into the protein MDVLSVIGVIVGFAALLGGNFLEGGTLHSLANGPAAIIVIGGTVGAAMLQTPHSSLKRALSLFRWIFHPPRSQFQVGIDQVVKWAVSARRDGLLGLENISESEPDKFSRKGLQLLVDGSEPDVIRHVLETDLIIMEQRDHDAVQFYESMGGYAPTIGIIGAVMGLIHVMRHLAEPSELGAGIAVAFVATIYGVAFANLFLLPVANKLKACIKDQSQYRELIIEGIIAIADGENPKAIEMKLSGYLH
- a CDS encoding chemotaxis response regulator protein-glutamate methylesterase — protein: MPYKVLVVDDSSFFQMRLKEIISEHQDLQVVGIASNGQEAIELEEELRPDIITMDYEMPFMDGVSAVRAIMAKRKIPILMLSSMTYEGARITLEALDAGAVDFMPKNFAEVSKSSEGLKKRLHEKLLTFLKGSSFQPAATSVRPKPAVDTRPSLRSTPSAAPLSRGGADAAPVAPSKSSARFKGKLKIVVIGASTGGPVAITDIITKLPANFPVPIVIVQHMPENFTKAFSERLDRQSQLSVVEAENSMRIECGKVYVAPGGKQLMFDRNGSSIKIVPGDERVNYKPSVDIAYASAANVFRNSVLGIVLTGMGADGCEGARLLKQSGSYIWGQDQASSVVYGMPAAVANARLTDAVIPLSSIAEKMISDV
- a CDS encoding chemotaxis protein CheA, whose amino-acid sequence is MAFGDDEDILQDFLVEAGEIIEQLSEQLVDLEQRPDDRDLLNAIFRGFHTVKGGAGFLQLNAMVDCCHVTENLFDILRNGEREVTAELMDVVLQALDTVNSQFAQVSSREEPSPAAPELIAALERLVSCQDLSETADDSAVTEYIEEVSVDGANAVDTPSNQIDITDDEFEGFLDAITDETAAPMETAEDSAADILTGQDTDEITEEEFEQLLDKLHGQGKGPGMLKAAASSPSPSVGKASEEISEDEFEDLLDQLHGVGKGPGAPGAKAESSSSVTSAKPSSPPPPSSPGKSADLISDDEFEDLLDQLHGKGKGPTIAGKPEPVQEISVEPQKTSASPSPAQAKPAAPSQAKPAAPKPRENNAGGGGGGASPVSGETTVRVDTQRLDDIMNMVGELVLVRNRLVRLGNESSDEQMQKAVANLDVVTADLQSSVMKTRMQPIKKVFGRFPRVVRDLARNLKKEINLELLGEETDLDKNLVEALADPLVHLVRNSVDHGIELPSDREAKGKPRVGKVILAAEQEGDHILLSISDDGGGMDADRLRSIAVEKGILDTDAAQRLSDSEAFNLIFAPGFSTKKEISDVSGRGVGMDVVKTKITQLNGSIDIESKLGEGTKIVIKVPLTLAIMPTLMIMVGEQAFALPLVSVNEIFHMDLTRTNIVDGQECITIREKAIPIFHLKRWLIRNGYSHSDPKEGHVVIVTVGTQRVGFVVDQLIGQEEVVIKPLGKMLHGTPGMAGATITGDGTIALILDVPSMLKRYAGAA
- a CDS encoding protein phosphatase CheZ, which encodes MDSQVPLHENQQFQLELQLCAKQLVDTLQNDNFEKASQLIHDLIEARDSHIFNSVGQLTRALHSAIVNFHVDAVLEEPPEKNSDIRDASDRLHYVISLTQKAADQTMDKVEACAPIAMNLGLEAEKLKEDWSKLRRREMSKDEFKELYTRVDDFLEQLSGGTSLLNQNLQEIILEQGFQDLTGQVLKKVIGLITDVEKELVSLMRIADQVEKVTGLTGDDQEALDTADNVTAEGPQIHAEKREDVVKSQDDVDDLLSSLGF
- the cheY gene encoding chemotaxis response regulator CheY — encoded protein: MDKNMKILIVDDFSTMRRIIKNLLRDLGFTNTQEADDGSTALPMLKNGDFDFLVTDWNMPGMTGIDLLKECRADAKLASLPILMVTAEAKRDQIIEAAQAGVNGYVVKPFTAQVLKEKIDKIFERVDG
- a CDS encoding RNA polymerase sigma factor FliA; this translates as MSVSVAENLMAYEQAADASNNVKVEDYAFLVKRIAHHMMARVPSCVQVEDLIQAGMIGLLEAAQKYDGSKGASFETYAGIRIRGAIVDEMRRGDWAPRSVHRNARRVAEAINTVESRLGRDAKDYEIAEELGIELDEYHEIVKDSASTRLFSYEDTFEEDESKIAPSVSGVSIRGPSEVVHKAALQKALAEAIRHLPEREQLVLSLYYEQELNLKEIGQVLGVSESRVSQIHSQAALRLKSRLSDWESPAV
- a CDS encoding MinD/ParA family protein, yielding MTNSRPIKVIAVTGGKGGVGKTNISVNLSIALAEMQRRVVLLDADLGLANVDVLLGLNAQYTLAHVLEGTKSLREILVQGPGGIRVVPASSGVQQMAALSPQEHAGLIHAFGELSEQMDVLVVDTAAGISDTVVSFVRASQEVVVVVCDEPSSITDAYALIKLLNKEHGLYRFRVVANMTRTSQEGMNLFNKLNTVCDRFLDASLHYIGAVPFDENVRKAVQKRKALLEYAPRAKAASAIRVIAQKIDQWPVQTGARGHLEFFIEQLLQAQTANVSGI
- the flhF gene encoding flagellar biosynthesis protein FlhF → MPFSNDTQMDQQQVKKFTAATMSRALELVRAEMGPEAVILSSRRVDKGVEIITSLEPDLPTRGIDVRREFSHKFDAEVDRAMASDSAWKTQAGLSQAASSYSGHAQTNAVPSQGRRGEQIAREIELAREKMLEAKRRAKEADAPLGQQSRYAEPHHDIASMQETRRSQPVSYHDIPELESQHQTDERKMAELRSEIADMRMLLEQQLWQMGERKGSGLGVAQQVKLPAQFPVIDQHLSRLGLAEDVIEDLVVNAGSHKRVSDSWRSCMTLLSKKIPVVKDDMVSRGGIFAFVGQTGVGKTTSIAKLAAKYVLEHGPGKVALVTTDTYRVGACDQLRSLGRILNVPVRAVDAENSLLTVLAGLRQFPLILIDTAGFRHGDPLLKEQLAMLDTCSSIKKILVMSCNSQWQTMKASAHAYSSSGRPVDACVLTKLDETASLGEAISVILQQGLPLAYTTDGQEIPKDIAKASGHSLVARSVALLKNNSADTANVAAF